One segment of Massilia sp. Se16.2.3 DNA contains the following:
- a CDS encoding recombinase family protein, which yields MAIFGYGRVSTKEQTTENQRREIEAAGYAIDYWHADEGVSGKVAASQRPQFAKMLGQIRDGETLVVTKLDRLGRDAQDVGSTIKALAARRIEVIVLQLGKLDLASAAGKLMLTMLAAVAEMERDLLVERTQSGLARARAEGKTLGRPTSTTEEQRAAMVSRFRGGKGESISALARNFGISRASIMRIVKPADAADLST from the coding sequence ATGGCAATTTTCGGATACGGTCGGGTCAGCACAAAGGAACAGACAACAGAGAACCAGCGACGCGAGATTGAAGCGGCTGGTTATGCGATCGACTACTGGCATGCTGATGAGGGGGTCTCAGGGAAGGTCGCCGCATCGCAGCGCCCACAGTTCGCTAAGATGCTTGGCCAGATCCGTGATGGCGAAACTCTGGTGGTGACGAAACTGGATCGCCTCGGCCGTGACGCCCAGGACGTCGGCTCCACCATCAAAGCACTGGCAGCCCGCCGCATTGAAGTTATCGTCCTGCAGCTCGGCAAACTCGACCTGGCAAGTGCCGCCGGCAAGCTGATGCTGACTATGCTGGCAGCTGTCGCCGAGATGGAGCGCGACCTGCTTGTCGAGCGCACCCAGTCCGGCCTAGCGCGAGCGAGGGCGGAGGGGAAAACCTTGGGACGCCCGACCAGTACAACCGAGGAACAGCGGGCGGCTATGGTGAGCCGGTTCCGTGGAGGGAAGGGGGAATCGATCAGCGCCCTAGCGCGAAACTTCGGTATCTCCAGGGCCAGCATCATGCGAATTGTGAAGCCCGCTGATGCTGCCGACCTTTCTACCTGA
- a CDS encoding DUF6691 family protein — protein sequence MQIVAALLVGLVFGLGLIVSGMTDPSKVVGFLDLAGNWDPSLAFVMGGAILVGTIAFAFAGKRERSLLGATMRLPTATQVDRRLVLGSLAFGAGWGLAGYCPGPALASLASGGMKPLIFTLAMLAGMALFEVLDRVASSRVRAGA from the coding sequence ATGCAAATCGTAGCCGCATTGTTGGTTGGCCTTGTCTTCGGACTTGGACTGATTGTCTCGGGCATGACCGACCCGTCCAAGGTGGTCGGGTTCCTCGACCTCGCTGGCAACTGGGATCCATCGCTGGCCTTCGTCATGGGTGGGGCGATTCTGGTTGGCACGATCGCTTTCGCCTTCGCTGGGAAGCGCGAACGCTCGCTTCTGGGGGCGACTATGCGCCTGCCGACGGCCACGCAGGTCGATCGTCGCTTGGTGCTGGGTTCGCTCGCCTTCGGCGCAGGATGGGGATTGGCCGGGTATTGCCCCGGCCCGGCATTGGCGTCTCTCGCTTCGGGCGGCATGAAACCGTTGATCTTTACGCTTGCGATGCTGGCCGGTATGGCCTTGTTCGAGGTACTCGACCGGGTAGCTAGCTCGCGTGTCCGGGCTGGAGCCTGA
- a CDS encoding DUF3010 family protein, translating to MKVCGVDISGSEARLVVVEGGADGVIVCELETKRISLKDDEINEQVRSFYQVILALVRENKIDRIAIKKRMKAGGFASGPVSFKIEGLFQMVDEADVVLIAPTTISAFEKKNGQDTPVGLNKYQLDAYRTARVALLKG from the coding sequence ATGAAGGTATGTGGTGTTGATATCAGCGGGAGTGAAGCGCGGCTAGTTGTAGTCGAAGGTGGTGCCGACGGTGTGATCGTCTGCGAACTTGAAACCAAGCGGATTTCATTGAAGGACGACGAAATAAATGAGCAGGTGCGATCTTTCTACCAGGTGATTCTTGCACTCGTACGCGAAAATAAGATTGATAGAATAGCAATAAAGAAGCGTATGAAAGCCGGCGGTTTTGCAAGTGGTCCAGTCAGCTTCAAAATAGAAGGATTGTTTCAGATGGTCGATGAGGCGGACGTCGTACTCATAGCTCCCACCACAATCTCCGCATTTGAGAAAAAGAATGGCCAAGATACTCCAGTCGGATTAAACAAGTACCAACTTGATGCATATCGCACTGCACGCGTGGCATTATTGAAAGGTTGA
- a CDS encoding MBL fold metallo-hydrolase → MNLNPIQLFDTESSTFTYILTAPGSNDAVIIDPVDHHWERDLRHLERLGLKLVYVLETHAHADHITSAGKLRELTGAQAAVPGGCGISPAEVQLDDGDIIRFGDAEEIKILHTPGHTAGSMSYVWRNNVFTGDTLLIDGCGRTDFQSGSSDALYDSVTKKLFTLSDETRMWPGHDYKGQVVSTIGWEKRHNARLADRSREDFRKLMSELDLPKPKMIDVAVPANQNLGLPHGS, encoded by the coding sequence ATGAACCTGAATCCCATCCAGTTGTTCGATACCGAATCGTCGACCTTCACATACATTCTGACGGCGCCCGGCTCGAATGACGCTGTCATCATCGACCCTGTCGACCACCATTGGGAACGCGACCTGCGACACCTTGAGCGTCTTGGCTTAAAACTTGTCTATGTGCTGGAAACGCATGCGCATGCCGACCACATCACTTCGGCTGGCAAGCTACGCGAATTGACGGGTGCGCAGGCGGCGGTTCCAGGCGGCTGCGGCATTTCGCCGGCAGAGGTCCAACTGGACGACGGCGACATCATCCGCTTTGGCGACGCTGAAGAAATCAAGATCCTGCATACTCCAGGCCATACGGCTGGCAGCATGAGCTACGTCTGGCGCAACAACGTGTTCACCGGCGATACCCTGCTGATCGACGGTTGCGGACGCACAGACTTCCAGAGTGGCAGCAGCGACGCGCTGTATGACAGCGTGACCAAGAAGCTGTTCACGTTATCGGACGAGACACGCATGTGGCCAGGTCACGATTACAAGGGGCAGGTCGTATCGACGATCGGTTGGGAAAAACGACATAATGCCCGGCTGGCCGATCGCAGCCGCGAGGATTTCCGCAAGCTGATGAGCGAACTTGATTTGCCCAAACCGAAGATGATCGACGTGGCGGTGCCCGCAAACCAGAATCTGGGACTGCCGCACGGTAGCTAG
- a CDS encoding protein kinase, whose amino-acid sequence MAGLYLQGVNAPAEIRDQLILMSKNIEFTREDVKAGNGMVFFGVNKVLGREIAVKFYYWGGVKDYHAEPMQLSTIRAPNVLEILDAGLLDDEWAYFQTPTCPHGDLDDVLERISIGNVAAMDFTAQILTGLSHLHAQNYVHRDLKPANIYVGDDHNAVIGDFGSVQKIPDGATSVPACGHSLLYRPPEAFGVDKAYGITGDIYQAGMIMFQLLGGYLPYEDLAYLTVKQRADLKAVKDPADQCFFVDKCIGELICAGRILDYNKMPPWVSGELKKLIKKACHLNPNKRFQTTAAFLAKLRELRPSVLDWRVEDGDPVLTGPTSYRIVDKGGQYGIQKRKQGDWRSDNSFGEDTLDQLVTAVSSFVTGK is encoded by the coding sequence ATGGCTGGCTTATACCTTCAAGGTGTGAATGCGCCGGCAGAAATCCGAGACCAACTTATTTTGATGTCTAAAAATATCGAATTTACGCGTGAAGATGTTAAGGCCGGTAACGGTATGGTCTTCTTTGGCGTTAACAAAGTTTTAGGCCGAGAGATCGCTGTAAAATTCTATTATTGGGGAGGGGTAAAAGACTATCATGCTGAACCAATGCAGCTATCGACTATCCGTGCGCCAAACGTTTTAGAGATTCTTGATGCTGGCCTATTAGATGACGAGTGGGCCTACTTTCAAACCCCTACGTGCCCGCATGGCGATCTAGACGATGTTCTTGAGCGAATATCCATAGGAAATGTGGCGGCTATGGATTTTACCGCTCAGATACTGACTGGGTTGAGCCATCTACATGCGCAAAATTATGTCCACCGTGATCTAAAGCCTGCGAACATTTATGTTGGTGATGACCACAATGCAGTCATTGGAGATTTTGGTTCTGTACAAAAAATTCCAGACGGCGCGACGTCTGTTCCTGCATGCGGTCACTCGCTTCTTTACCGCCCTCCGGAAGCGTTCGGTGTAGATAAAGCGTATGGGATTACGGGTGATATATATCAAGCTGGGATGATTATGTTTCAGCTCCTTGGTGGATATTTGCCATATGAAGACCTAGCATATTTGACCGTGAAACAGCGAGCTGATTTAAAAGCGGTAAAAGATCCGGCCGACCAATGTTTTTTTGTGGATAAATGCATAGGCGAACTCATCTGCGCAGGAAGAATCCTCGACTATAATAAAATGCCTCCATGGGTTTCAGGGGAATTAAAAAAATTAATAAAAAAAGCTTGTCATTTGAATCCTAACAAACGGTTTCAAACAACTGCGGCATTCCTTGCAAAACTTCGCGAGCTTAGGCCAAGCGTCCTCGACTGGCGCGTCGAAGACGGCGACCCTGTATTGACTGGGCCGACAAGTTATCGAATTGTTGACAAGGGCGGTCAATATGGTATCCAGAAGCGAAAGCAAGGTGACTGGAGATCTGATAATTCATTCGGTGAAGACACATTGGATCAGCTTGTTACTGCAGTCTCGTCATTTGTCACAGGGAAATAG
- a CDS encoding YeeE/YedE family protein, whose translation MTIDWMNFTPWTALAGGLLIGLAAAAFVLLNGRIAGISGILGGLLRPVRGDLAWRGAFLAGLVAAPVLYGLFAALPEVTVDASTGTLIAAGLLVGVGTRYGSGCTSGHGVCGISRRSPRSLAATAAFMLAGFVTVYVVRHLLT comes from the coding sequence ATGACAATCGACTGGATGAATTTCACGCCTTGGACAGCACTGGCGGGCGGGCTCCTCATTGGACTCGCCGCGGCGGCCTTTGTCCTTTTGAACGGCAGGATCGCTGGCATTAGCGGAATCCTCGGCGGCCTCTTACGACCAGTTCGCGGCGACCTCGCGTGGCGCGGTGCCTTCCTGGCAGGCTTGGTTGCCGCCCCCGTCTTGTATGGATTGTTCGCTGCGTTGCCTGAGGTGACGGTCGATGCGAGCACTGGAACCTTGATAGCGGCGGGCCTGCTGGTCGGCGTGGGCACCCGCTACGGCTCGGGCTGTACCAGCGGCCACGGTGTCTGCGGCATCTCGCGCAGGTCACCTCGTTCGCTCGCGGCGACGGCAGCATTCATGCTTGCTGGCTTCGTTACCGTCTACGTCGTGCGTCATCTACTTACTTGA
- a CDS encoding sulfite exporter TauE/SafE family protein, which translates to MLTSFVLGLVVGLILALTGAGGGILAVPLLMFGVGVTVAEAGPIGLMAVGMAAALGAVLGLRAGTVRYRAAVLIAVTGMLLSPAGLWAARQVDADWLAVLFALVLFYVAIKTFKQASTKVATAATGNTVCLRSDGTGRFIWTRPCAQALALSGSLAGLLSGLLGVGGGFVMVPALQRYTDLPMKSAVATSLAVIALISLMGVGTTAMSGHMNWSIALPFSAGALAGMLGGRSLAARLAGPQLQKGFAIVSALVAVAMIAKSLS; encoded by the coding sequence ATGCTGACGTCGTTCGTTCTCGGTCTGGTGGTCGGGCTGATCCTCGCCTTGACCGGCGCGGGTGGCGGCATCCTGGCCGTCCCGCTGCTGATGTTTGGCGTCGGGGTGACGGTTGCCGAAGCAGGTCCAATCGGCCTGATGGCAGTCGGCATGGCTGCAGCGCTAGGAGCTGTGCTGGGTCTGCGCGCTGGCACCGTTCGCTATCGCGCCGCCGTTCTGATCGCTGTAACCGGCATGCTGCTATCGCCTGCCGGCCTGTGGGCAGCGCGGCAGGTCGATGCAGACTGGCTCGCCGTTCTGTTTGCGCTGGTGCTGTTTTACGTTGCCATCAAGACGTTCAAGCAGGCATCCACAAAGGTCGCAACGGCCGCTACCGGAAACACGGTCTGCTTGCGCAGCGACGGCACCGGCCGCTTCATCTGGACAAGGCCATGCGCCCAGGCACTCGCTTTGTCGGGAAGCCTTGCCGGTCTGCTATCGGGGCTACTGGGAGTGGGTGGCGGATTCGTCATGGTGCCGGCGCTGCAGCGCTATACCGACCTGCCCATGAAATCGGCGGTTGCAACTTCCCTCGCTGTAATCGCGCTGATCTCACTGATGGGCGTCGGTACAACTGCCATGAGCGGCCACATGAATTGGTCAATTGCCCTCCCCTTTTCGGCCGGTGCGCTGGCGGGAATGCTGGGCGGGCGCTCGCTGGCTGCCCGGCTTGCCGGACCTCAGCTACAGAAAGGTTTTGCAATCGTTTCCGCACTCGTCGCCGTCGCGATGATCGCGAAGTCGCTGTCGTAA
- a CDS encoding TIGR01244 family sulfur transferase, whose protein sequence is MNIRYLDKEFAIAPQVAPGALPNLRDAGIATIICNRPDGEGNDQPSFAEVAEEARRHGVVAHYLPVVPGKITPRDVEAFAAIIADAPKPVLAYCRTGLRAETLWQLSDGLRQRGQSMAKGKA, encoded by the coding sequence ATGAACATCCGTTACCTCGACAAAGAGTTCGCGATTGCGCCCCAAGTTGCGCCAGGAGCATTGCCCAACCTGCGTGATGCGGGCATCGCCACCATTATTTGCAACCGTCCCGACGGAGAAGGCAACGATCAGCCCTCGTTTGCCGAGGTGGCAGAGGAGGCCCGGCGGCATGGCGTGGTTGCACACTATCTACCTGTGGTGCCAGGCAAGATTACGCCGCGCGACGTGGAGGCTTTCGCGGCGATCATCGCCGATGCGCCGAAGCCGGTACTCGCTTATTGCCGGACCGGGTTGCGAGCTGAAACTTTGTGGCAGCTGTCCGATGGTCTGCGACAGCGCGGGCAGAGCATGGCGAAGGGCAAGGCCTGA
- a CDS encoding helix-turn-helix transcriptional regulator produces MSDNQKLDLQAMQASATRACGMLKVLGNPDRLLLLCQLTQGEFCVSELEALLQIQQPTLSQQLGVLREEGLVSTRREGKQIYYKIESREAMEIMRVLYELFCQPEKGVPQ; encoded by the coding sequence ATGAGCGACAACCAAAAACTTGATCTGCAAGCGATGCAAGCGTCCGCGACACGTGCCTGCGGCATGCTGAAAGTGCTTGGCAATCCCGACCGCCTCCTCCTGCTCTGCCAGCTAACGCAGGGTGAATTCTGCGTCAGCGAACTCGAGGCGCTGCTGCAGATCCAGCAACCCACCTTGTCCCAACAACTGGGGGTGCTGCGCGAGGAAGGGCTCGTTAGCACCCGGCGTGAAGGCAAGCAGATCTATTACAAGATCGAAAGCCGCGAAGCCATGGAGATCATGCGAGTTCTATATGAGTTGTTCTGCCAACCTGAAAAAGGAGTACCGCAATGA